From Halotia branconii CENA392, the proteins below share one genomic window:
- a CDS encoding nuclear transport factor 2 family protein, with protein sequence MEKNRENKRVISKVISFLLHRVTLISLTAILTLLLGSRFELASAIQPNFESASVTQPNAELEIQKLTNCYALGTDAIGRGNLQEGKNIYRDCFTQDARITAIFPNGASETRIGTDAWADFVYSVFQGNGYLATQHLIGTINISVRSNRAKMSSYLHATHKRSETSIDVANGTYEDDVILNRNGRWKISNRILTLIDFLNLSSPTTPTARNAQ encoded by the coding sequence GTGGAAAAAAACAGAGAAAACAAGCGAGTAATTTCAAAGGTTATTTCGTTTCTATTACATCGTGTAACCTTAATTTCGCTGACAGCTATTTTGACGTTATTACTTGGAAGTAGATTTGAACTAGCAAGCGCGATTCAACCTAATTTTGAGTCAGCAAGCGTAACTCAACCTAATGCAGAATTAGAAATTCAAAAATTAACAAACTGTTATGCACTGGGAACTGATGCCATTGGTAGAGGAAACCTCCAAGAAGGGAAAAATATTTATCGGGATTGTTTTACTCAAGATGCACGTATCACTGCCATTTTCCCTAATGGCGCAAGTGAAACACGCATTGGTACAGATGCTTGGGCGGATTTTGTTTATTCTGTATTCCAAGGAAATGGATATCTAGCTACTCAACATCTTATAGGTACGATCAACATCTCGGTTCGATCTAACCGTGCCAAGATGTCCTCTTACCTCCATGCAACTCACAAACGTTCGGAAACCAGCATTGATGTTGCCAATGGTACCTATGAAGATGATGTCATTCTCAACAGAAATGGGCGCTGGAAAATTAGTAATAGAATCCTGACGCTGATTGATTTCTTAAACTTGAGTTCCCCAACTACCCCAACCGCCAGAAATGCCCAGTAG
- a CDS encoding DUF3611 family protein, with protein MSQTPDTPSSSSNLRAIAQTFRLIGWISFWIQLVLGVVSGIIVLLFAIFNQRSGSPSNNPGTGFGVFLAVCGLVVLGGGIYLAYRYTRIGNQLQSSNPSNRPRKSETVQVLRLGLWVNLGGTLVTLLGAQAIVGTLVARSISPQAITTQFFDPTRIISGLDMLVVQANTNTVSAHFAGLVASLWLLNRVNRP; from the coding sequence ATGTCGCAAACTCCGGACACTCCATCGTCTTCGTCTAATCTTCGGGCAATAGCCCAAACCTTTCGCCTGATAGGTTGGATTAGCTTCTGGATTCAGTTAGTACTAGGCGTAGTTTCTGGCATAATTGTGTTGCTGTTCGCCATATTTAATCAAAGATCTGGCAGCCCCAGTAATAATCCGGGAACTGGCTTTGGTGTTTTTTTAGCAGTTTGTGGATTAGTTGTTTTGGGTGGGGGCATTTATTTAGCTTACCGTTACACCAGAATAGGTAATCAACTACAATCTTCTAACCCCAGTAACCGTCCTCGTAAAAGTGAAACGGTGCAAGTATTACGCTTGGGACTGTGGGTAAATTTAGGCGGAACACTGGTGACTCTTTTGGGAGCTCAGGCGATCGTTGGTACGCTGGTAGCAAGGTCTATATCTCCCCAAGCTATAACTACTCAATTTTTTGATCCTACGCGGATTATTAGCGGTTTAGACATGCTTGTAGTACAGGCAAATACCAACACTGTATCAGCGCACTTTGCTGGACTTGTAGCGTCGCTTTGGCTACTCAATCGCGTCAACCGTCCTTAA
- a CDS encoding PadR family transcriptional regulator yields the protein MKLEDIYQFFENPPPTYLCQELAVCYILYILLRGESYGTELIQQLETEYPTYRLSDTVLYSAIKFLEDHRAITGYWKKLEGRGRPRRMYQVSPEWQVQAQDLAQLWHDYINRRTN from the coding sequence ATGAAACTTGAGGATATATATCAATTCTTTGAGAATCCTCCGCCAACTTACCTCTGTCAGGAACTAGCAGTTTGTTATATTTTGTATATTTTGCTACGAGGTGAATCCTACGGAACCGAGTTAATCCAACAATTGGAAACTGAATATCCAACCTATCGGCTTTCGGATACCGTACTTTATAGTGCGATCAAATTTCTCGAAGACCATAGGGCAATCACTGGGTATTGGAAGAAACTCGAAGGTCGGGGAAGACCGAGGCGGATGTACCAAGTTTCTCCAGAATGGCAAGTTCAAGCACAGGATTTGGCCCAGCTTTGGCATGATTACATCAATCGGAGGACAAATTAA
- a CDS encoding S-layer homology domain-containing protein — translation MFTLNRWQSKTSALMALSLTVGAMAPFVAAAPSLAQTTFSDVSSNYWASQFIQQLSQRGVIAGFPDGSFRPEEPVTRAQFAAMVNKAFQKAQKRQPIGFVDVPSNYWASSAIQQAYTIGFLSGYPGNRFEPNQAIPRQQVLVSLANGLEYSPIGNVNSTLQYFNDAYNIADYARSPIAAATEKQIVVNYPNVKFLNPTTTATRAQVAAFIYQALVSSNQASAINSPYIVAGGQTTPTPVAVTIPQGTSIPVKYDKAEKILVTKDETAPLTLTVSQSVVTQEGAVVIPAGSQVIGQLKPATGGSQFVAEKLVLTTGQEYQINATSEVITKKETVNKGTSTGTILKNTVLGAGAAAAVSAVTGDRAIATEEVLGGAGIGALIGLFFGKNSVDLIAINPDTDLQMTINQNLLVSLK, via the coding sequence TTGTTGCAGCCGCACCATCTTTAGCTCAAACTACCTTTTCTGATGTTTCATCTAATTATTGGGCATCACAATTTATTCAACAATTATCACAGCGAGGTGTAATTGCTGGCTTCCCTGATGGTAGTTTCCGTCCAGAAGAACCTGTGACACGCGCTCAATTTGCGGCAATGGTCAACAAAGCTTTCCAAAAAGCCCAAAAACGTCAGCCAATTGGATTTGTAGATGTACCTAGCAACTATTGGGCATCAAGCGCCATTCAGCAAGCTTATACTATTGGTTTCTTGTCGGGATACCCTGGCAATCGCTTTGAACCTAACCAAGCTATTCCCCGCCAACAAGTTTTAGTTTCCCTCGCCAATGGTCTGGAATATTCTCCCATTGGTAACGTTAACAGCACTCTCCAATACTTCAATGATGCCTATAACATTGCTGACTATGCCCGTAGTCCCATCGCAGCAGCGACTGAGAAGCAAATTGTAGTCAACTATCCTAACGTTAAGTTCTTAAATCCCACTACAACCGCTACACGCGCCCAAGTAGCAGCTTTTATCTACCAAGCGTTGGTTAGTTCTAATCAAGCCTCGGCAATTAACTCGCCTTATATCGTGGCTGGTGGACAAACTACGCCAACACCCGTAGCTGTAACCATTCCCCAAGGAACCTCTATTCCTGTCAAATATGACAAGGCAGAAAAAATTCTGGTGACTAAAGATGAAACAGCACCTTTAACGCTAACAGTATCGCAAAGCGTAGTTACTCAAGAAGGAGCAGTAGTGATTCCTGCTGGTAGTCAAGTTATTGGTCAACTCAAACCTGCAACAGGCGGTTCTCAATTCGTGGCTGAAAAACTAGTTTTAACTACAGGCCAAGAGTATCAAATTAACGCTACTTCGGAAGTTATTACCAAAAAAGAAACTGTGAACAAGGGTACTAGTACAGGTACAATTCTCAAGAATACTGTTTTAGGGGCAGGAGCCGCCGCCGCAGTCTCTGCCGTCACAGGCGATCGCGCGATCGCCACAGAAGAAGTCTTGGGTGGTGCTGGTATCGGTGCATTAATCGGTTTATTCTTTGGCAAGAATAGCGTTGATTTAATCGCTATCAACCCAGACACCGATTTGCAGATGACAATCAATCAAAATCTGTTAGTTTCACTCAAATAG
- a CDS encoding DUF3155 domain-containing protein, with protein sequence MARRRKRKSRRRQEGRRILEHVPQYSIESGEEKPVTAARKFIQAERIAPPALLLVKRNEHTTDRYFWAEKGLFGAQYVEENHFLFPSLRVLETPVGTEPLAVAVASR encoded by the coding sequence TTGGCAAGGAGACGCAAACGCAAAAGCCGTCGTCGCCAAGAAGGACGACGAATCTTAGAACATGTGCCTCAATATAGCATTGAAAGTGGCGAAGAAAAGCCTGTGACAGCAGCGAGAAAATTTATTCAAGCTGAGAGGATAGCGCCACCTGCTTTACTACTGGTAAAGCGAAATGAACACACCACAGACCGTTATTTCTGGGCAGAAAAGGGGCTGTTTGGTGCTCAATACGTAGAAGAAAACCATTTCTTGTTTCCCAGCTTACGGGTATTAGAAACTCCTGTAGGTACTGAACCTTTGGCTGTGGCTGTAGCTAGTCGCTAA
- a CDS encoding sensor histidine kinase, whose translation MKNIPNNSILIVDDIPTNIKVLFEILNQAGFRVSVAKNGKSALEKVQEILPNLILLDVMMPGIDGFETCRRLKHNPKTKDIPVIFMTALSETVDKVKGLQIGAVDYITKPIEYEEVLARINVHLELRRTQLKLVQEEKMSSLGQLVAGIAHEINNPVNFVSGNLIHAQKYIEDLLKLLHLYEIHTPHPIPEIQAYSTQIELDFLKQDLPQLLSSMTMGTERVENIVRSLRLFSRLDETALQLVQLHDGIDSTLIILGSRIKATSIRPNINVVKEYGDLPLVECYAGKLNQVFMNLLSNAIDAIDELIDQVEANTNKQSPTIWIRTVVTSDEKSILIEIADNGVGMPQEVQQRMFEQFFTTKPLGKGTGLGLAIAHEIIIEKHGGTLEVNSSPGEGTRFVITIPINCTPVDC comes from the coding sequence ATGAAAAATATCCCCAATAATTCGATTTTGATAGTTGATGATATCCCAACTAATATCAAAGTTTTATTTGAAATATTAAATCAAGCTGGTTTTAGAGTTTCTGTGGCTAAAAATGGAAAAAGTGCTTTAGAAAAAGTGCAAGAAATTCTACCTAATTTAATTTTGCTAGATGTGATGATGCCGGGAATTGATGGGTTTGAGACGTGTCGTCGCCTCAAACATAATCCCAAAACTAAAGATATTCCAGTAATTTTTATGACAGCTCTTTCTGAAACAGTTGATAAGGTAAAGGGATTACAAATAGGAGCAGTAGACTATATTACAAAGCCCATTGAATATGAAGAGGTATTAGCCCGAATCAATGTCCACCTAGAATTACGTAGAACTCAATTAAAATTAGTACAGGAAGAAAAAATGTCTTCCCTAGGGCAATTAGTGGCAGGAATTGCTCATGAAATCAATAATCCGGTAAATTTTGTTTCTGGTAACTTAATTCATGCTCAAAAATATATAGAAGACTTACTGAAGTTGTTACACTTATATGAAATTCATACACCTCATCCTATTCCGGAGATTCAAGCTTACTCAACTCAAATCGAACTTGACTTTCTCAAGCAAGATTTGCCGCAGCTTTTATCCTCAATGACAATGGGTACTGAACGGGTGGAAAATATTGTGCGATCGCTGCGATTATTCTCCCGATTAGACGAGACGGCATTACAATTGGTACAGTTGCATGATGGCATTGATAGTACTTTGATCATTTTGGGTAGTCGCATCAAAGCCACATCGATACGACCAAATATCAATGTAGTCAAAGAGTACGGTGATTTGCCTTTAGTAGAGTGCTACGCCGGAAAACTCAACCAAGTTTTTATGAATCTTTTATCTAATGCTATTGACGCTATTGATGAATTAATAGATCAAGTCGAAGCAAATACTAATAAACAATCTCCGACAATTTGGATTCGCACAGTCGTTACAAGTGACGAAAAATCTATATTGATTGAGATTGCTGACAACGGTGTAGGAATGCCCCAAGAAGTACAACAGAGAATGTTTGAGCAGTTTTTTACCACCAAACCTCTAGGTAAAGGAACTGGTTTAGGGTTAGCGATCGCTCATGAAATTATTATAGAAAAACATGGTGGGACTCTAGAAGTAAATTCCTCGCCAGGAGAAGGTACTCGATTTGTAATTACCATACCTATCAATTGCACACCTGTTGATTGCTAA
- a CDS encoding cofactor assembly of complex C subunit B: MDTAILPSTLLLTLLLAVGLIFFIRASTKDRTEIVQLVSEQNEATLMPQLQEYFRSRSYRVAAVDREKNQVTFEGFVKPSWFLAVFLTLLASAGLACLALVLSMLIPNVGTLFLGIVLLSPLSGIFYWRKAGRLEKVSLKLEANPNQQHSSSKLTVIAHRDELSELQKTLQFKLSE, from the coding sequence ATGGATACTGCTATTCTGCCATCCACGTTGCTACTAACTTTGTTATTAGCGGTTGGGCTAATTTTTTTTATTCGTGCCTCGACCAAAGACCGCACAGAAATAGTGCAACTAGTATCTGAGCAAAACGAAGCTACCTTAATGCCGCAATTACAGGAGTATTTTCGCTCTCGGTCTTATCGAGTGGCAGCGGTAGACCGGGAAAAAAACCAAGTGACTTTTGAAGGGTTTGTAAAACCAAGCTGGTTTTTAGCAGTGTTTTTGACACTGCTGGCATCGGCTGGTCTTGCTTGTCTAGCATTGGTTTTATCTATGCTCATTCCTAATGTCGGTACTCTTTTTTTAGGAATAGTACTGCTATCACCTTTAAGTGGTATTTTTTATTGGAGAAAAGCTGGGAGACTTGAGAAAGTGTCACTAAAACTGGAAGCAAATCCAAATCAGCAACACTCCTCAAGTAAGCTGACTGTAATTGCTCATCGAGATGAACTCAGTGAGTTACAAAAGACACTACAGTTTAAGCTTAGTGAGTAA
- a CDS encoding GAF domain-containing sensor histidine kinase, with the protein MLMSASSDFVALCREQIALLTQGLGATLSVVYLTHELVDAPTDEAKLIPVVVYPETALLQSGQEISQATVRKQLQISNVLLLPRQQGKLLTTGSQSPNSSQETEIPDTEQSYLKDEYLFSQNQIVLPLIHEGVMLGLLVTAREDRPWNEQEQSKIQRIVQTLAIACILDQRRAWLQHQLHQQQILQEQQQDLLDNLLHQFRNPLTALRTFGKLLLKRLRPGDPNRDVGANIVRESDRLQELLQEFDKVIDWTELDLTPRSLPENEVFVEATVQQESKPALLLPGTGDQATNCYLKDLLVPLLVSTQAIAQERHLQLQTQIPTNLPIVKANIKALREVLSNIIDNALKYTPTGGKISIQAGQKKANFQGVAISDTGPGIPPQDLAHLGERHYRGVQAQTQIPGTGLGIAIAKQLIEQMQGEIEVFSPAINSDITSPDTPGTTFIVWLPEVDKRQGAGSR; encoded by the coding sequence ATGTTAATGTCTGCCAGTTCAGATTTTGTTGCTCTATGTCGAGAGCAAATAGCACTGCTAACCCAAGGGCTAGGAGCAACTTTAAGTGTTGTTTACCTCACACACGAATTGGTAGATGCTCCAACCGATGAGGCAAAATTGATTCCTGTGGTAGTTTATCCAGAGACAGCATTGTTGCAGTCAGGGCAAGAAATTAGTCAAGCAACAGTACGCAAGCAACTCCAAATAAGCAATGTTTTGCTACTACCCCGGCAACAGGGAAAATTATTGACTACAGGATCGCAATCTCCTAACTCTTCACAGGAGACAGAAATACCAGATACTGAGCAATCTTATTTAAAAGATGAATACCTGTTCAGTCAAAACCAAATCGTGCTACCTCTAATCCATGAGGGCGTAATGCTCGGTTTATTGGTGACAGCTAGGGAAGATCGCCCTTGGAACGAACAAGAGCAAAGCAAAATACAAAGAATAGTTCAAACCCTGGCGATCGCTTGTATTTTGGATCAACGTCGGGCTTGGCTGCAACATCAACTGCATCAACAACAAATTCTCCAAGAACAGCAACAAGATTTGTTAGATAATTTATTGCACCAGTTCCGCAACCCGTTAACAGCCTTACGAACCTTTGGCAAACTGCTATTAAAGCGACTGCGCCCAGGTGATCCTAACCGAGATGTAGGAGCCAATATTGTCCGAGAAAGCGATCGCCTGCAAGAATTACTTCAAGAGTTTGATAAAGTCATTGACTGGACAGAGTTAGACTTAACACCACGGTCGCTGCCCGAAAACGAAGTATTTGTAGAAGCTACTGTCCAACAAGAATCCAAACCAGCATTATTATTGCCAGGAACGGGAGATCAAGCGACTAATTGCTATTTAAAAGATTTATTAGTGCCATTGTTAGTTTCAACTCAAGCCATAGCACAAGAGCGCCATCTGCAACTACAAACACAAATCCCTACCAATTTGCCAATAGTAAAAGCCAACATCAAAGCATTGCGAGAAGTATTAAGCAATATTATTGATAATGCATTGAAATATACTCCCACAGGTGGCAAAATTTCCATCCAGGCAGGGCAAAAAAAAGCTAATTTTCAAGGAGTTGCTATTAGTGATACTGGCCCTGGCATTCCTCCACAAGATTTAGCACATCTTGGAGAACGACATTATCGGGGTGTACAAGCTCAAACTCAAATTCCTGGTACGGGTTTAGGAATAGCGATCGCTAAACAATTAATCGAACAAATGCAGGGCGAAATTGAAGTTTTCAGCCCTGCAATCAATTCAGATATTACTTCACCCGATACTCCGGGAACTACGTTTATTGTTTGGTTGCCGGAAGTTGATAAGAGGCAGGGGGCAGGGAGCAGGTGA
- a CDS encoding ATP-binding protein — MKHGAKNSQKMPLRLILIVPFVIQIFAAVGLVGYLSFRNGQKAVNDLALQLMSQVNILVGQHLDTYLAIPHQINQINADARELKMLNLQDFQQTGYYFWKQMRVFNIGYNSFANPQGEFIGVERLDDGNLLINEVSAPKGIGKLYVYTTDNQGNRRELTAVKNYDPRLEAWYTDAAKAGKPVWSQIYQWEDKPEIFSISSSYPIYDDVNQKLVGVISVDLILSQISNFLTSLKLGKSGQIFIVERSGEIVASSVDDLPYKVIAGQAQRLSALNSNDALIKSTAKYLQQKFGNFQKIKKTQQVALKFHGERQFVQVTPWHDKFGLDWLVIVIVPETDFMAQINANNQTTIWLCLGALFLATILGIYTSRWISQPILSLTKASSAIASGNLDQTVEVSDVKELSILAQAFNQMAGQLRESFTALEKRVEERTIELKTAKETADAANQAKSEFLANMSHELRTPLNGILGYAQILQRDQTVSSRQKDAISIIYQCGSHLLMLINDILDISKIEARKLELYPNNFNLKNFLTGVGDICRVKAEQKEVSFHYQISNYIPTVIYADEKRLRQVLINLLGNAIKFTADGKVTFTVGVVNQITSLVDFSQDQQLPITTIRFQVEDTGVGMTPEQLQKIFLPFEQVGEMSFKTEGTGLGLTISRQIVEMMGSEIQVESIYGQGSKFWFDLDLPEVTSYIQLEESQLNNNPINIIKYEGKSITILVVDDLWENRAVIVNLLQPLGFKIIEAINGQEGLDKAKAYQPNLIITDLAMPVMDGFQMTRLLRSQPEYQNTVIIASSASVFTLNRQQSQEAGCNDFLPKPVQVDELLDKLQNHLQLVWIYQSNQSSTTLDVNFQEITFPPSVELVNLYQAAKSGYVLEIQEEVNRIQKLNSEYTLFTNKILELLEEFEDEAIVEFIKPKLSQV, encoded by the coding sequence ATGAAGCATGGTGCTAAAAATTCCCAAAAGATGCCCTTGCGCCTCATCCTCATTGTTCCTTTTGTCATCCAAATCTTTGCCGCAGTCGGACTAGTAGGTTATTTATCTTTTAGAAATGGGCAAAAAGCAGTTAATGACCTTGCTCTACAATTAATGAGTCAAGTCAATATACTAGTTGGTCAGCATCTTGATACTTACCTAGCAATTCCTCATCAAATTAATCAAATCAATGCAGATGCCAGAGAATTAAAAATGCTGAATTTACAAGATTTTCAGCAAACTGGGTATTACTTCTGGAAACAAATGCGGGTATTTAATATTGGCTACAATAGCTTTGCCAACCCCCAAGGAGAATTTATTGGAGTTGAACGTTTAGATGATGGCAATCTTTTGATTAACGAAGTTTCTGCACCCAAAGGCATTGGTAAACTTTATGTTTATACCACAGATAATCAAGGAAATCGCCGCGAACTAACAGCAGTTAAAAATTATGACCCTCGCCTAGAAGCTTGGTATACAGATGCCGCCAAGGCAGGTAAACCTGTGTGGAGTCAAATTTATCAGTGGGAAGATAAACCAGAAATATTTTCGATATCTTCCAGCTATCCTATTTATGATGATGTGAATCAAAAGTTAGTTGGTGTAATTAGTGTCGATTTAATTTTGTCACAAATTAGTAATTTTTTAACCAGCTTGAAACTTGGTAAGTCAGGTCAAATATTTATTGTAGAGCGTTCTGGAGAAATAGTAGCTTCTTCAGTTGACGATTTACCATACAAAGTGATTGCTGGTCAAGCACAAAGATTATCAGCATTAAATAGCAATGATGCTTTAATTAAAAGTACGGCAAAATATCTACAACAAAAATTTGGCAATTTTCAAAAAATTAAAAAGACCCAACAAGTTGCATTAAAATTTCACGGCGAACGTCAGTTTGTACAAGTAACACCTTGGCATGACAAATTCGGTTTGGATTGGCTAGTGATTGTCATTGTTCCTGAAACTGACTTTATGGCTCAAATTAATGCTAATAATCAGACTACTATCTGGCTGTGTCTAGGGGCGCTTTTCTTAGCGACAATTTTAGGAATATATACATCTCGTTGGATTTCTCAGCCTATTTTAAGTTTAACTAAAGCTAGTAGTGCGATCGCATCTGGTAATCTTGACCAAACAGTAGAAGTTTCTGATGTTAAAGAACTCAGCATTCTTGCCCAAGCTTTCAACCAAATGGCAGGACAATTACGGGAATCTTTTACAGCTTTAGAAAAGCGGGTTGAAGAACGAACTATAGAATTAAAAACAGCAAAAGAAACAGCCGATGCTGCCAACCAAGCAAAAAGCGAATTTCTGGCCAATATGAGTCACGAACTTCGTACTCCCCTTAACGGTATTCTGGGCTACGCCCAAATTTTACAACGCGATCAAACTGTTAGTTCCCGCCAAAAAGACGCTATCAGTATTATTTATCAATGCGGTTCTCATCTTTTGATGCTGATTAATGATATTTTAGATATTTCCAAAATCGAAGCGAGGAAACTAGAACTTTACCCAAATAACTTTAACTTAAAAAACTTCTTGACGGGAGTTGGTGATATCTGCCGTGTGAAAGCAGAACAAAAAGAAGTTAGTTTTCATTATCAAATCTCCAACTATATACCAACTGTTATTTATGCTGATGAAAAACGTCTACGACAAGTATTAATTAATCTTTTAGGTAATGCTATTAAATTTACAGCTGATGGAAAAGTAACATTTACGGTAGGAGTAGTTAATCAAATAACATCATTAGTAGATTTTAGTCAAGATCAACAACTACCAATTACTACAATTAGATTTCAAGTTGAAGATACAGGAGTTGGTATGACTCCAGAGCAATTACAGAAAATTTTTCTACCTTTTGAACAGGTTGGAGAAATGTCTTTTAAGACTGAAGGCACAGGTTTAGGACTAACTATAAGCCGCCAAATTGTGGAAATGATGGGTAGTGAAATTCAAGTTGAAAGTATTTATGGTCAAGGTAGCAAGTTTTGGTTTGATTTAGATTTACCAGAAGTTACAAGTTACATCCAGTTAGAGGAATCACAATTAAATAACAATCCCATTAATATCATTAAATATGAAGGTAAATCAATAACTATCTTAGTTGTTGATGATCTTTGGGAAAATCGTGCTGTCATTGTCAATTTACTGCAACCGTTAGGGTTTAAAATCATTGAGGCTATCAATGGTCAAGAGGGTTTAGATAAAGCAAAAGCCTACCAACCCAATTTAATTATTACTGATTTGGCAATGCCTGTAATGGATGGCTTTCAGATGACACGACTTTTGCGTTCCCAACCAGAATATCAAAATACAGTAATTATTGCTTCTTCTGCTAGTGTATTTACATTGAACCGCCAACAAAGCCAAGAAGCTGGCTGTAATGATTTTTTGCCTAAACCTGTGCAAGTTGATGAGTTGCTTGATAAGTTACAAAATCACTTGCAATTAGTCTGGATTTATCAGTCTAATCAATCTTCTACAACTCTTGATGTTAATTTTCAGGAAATAACATTTCCACCATCAGTCGAACTAGTTAATTTATATCAAGCTGCTAAATCTGGTTATGTTTTGGAAATTCAAGAAGAAGTAAACCGCATTCAAAAGCTAAATTCTGAATATACACTCTTTACTAATAAAATTTTAGAATTACTTGAGGAATTTGAAGATGAAGCAATTGTTGAGTTTATTAAACCAAAGTTATCGCAAGTATAA
- the serS gene encoding serine--tRNA ligase produces MLDIKQIRENPQLIQERLNSRSGKYDIAPILNLDRQQRELEVTRSQLQAQSNEIGKIVGQKIKSGITPQDPEIQSLRDEGNSIKATLSQLEPQEKNLKTEIEQLILALPNLPSDSTPVGKSEEDNVEVRRWGDEYIPQNPNIVPHWEIGEKLGILNVERAVKVAQSRFITLIGAGAALERALIQFMLDCQTQAGYLEVSPPLLVNTASLTATGQLPKFAEESFKCADDDLWLIPTAEVPVTNLYRGEILAAEDLPIYHCAYTPCFRREAGSYGRDMRGLIRLHQFNKVELVKFVNPSTSFDELEKLVGNAEAILQALQLPYRVINLCSGDLGFSSTKTYDLEVWLPSSGKYREISSCSNFKDFQARRGDIRFKEAGKKGTQFVHTLNGSGLAVGRTMAAILENYQQPDGTVQIPEALQTYLGREVL; encoded by the coding sequence GTGCTGGATATTAAGCAAATACGGGAAAATCCCCAACTCATTCAAGAACGATTGAATAGTCGTAGTGGTAAGTACGATATCGCCCCGATATTAAATTTAGATCGGCAACAGCGAGAATTGGAAGTGACACGCAGTCAACTCCAAGCTCAAAGCAACGAAATCGGTAAAATTGTTGGGCAGAAAATCAAATCTGGCATTACTCCTCAAGACCCAGAAATTCAATCCTTGCGGGACGAAGGTAACTCGATCAAAGCTACATTGAGTCAACTAGAACCCCAAGAGAAAAATCTCAAAACAGAAATTGAGCAATTAATCCTAGCACTGCCCAACTTGCCCAGCGATTCTACACCTGTGGGTAAGAGTGAAGAAGATAATGTAGAAGTGCGCCGCTGGGGTGATGAGTATATTCCCCAAAATCCGAATATTGTCCCTCACTGGGAAATTGGTGAAAAGCTAGGCATTCTCAATGTTGAACGGGCTGTGAAAGTGGCTCAAAGTCGCTTTATTACTCTGATAGGTGCTGGTGCTGCATTGGAGAGGGCATTAATTCAGTTTATGCTTGATTGTCAAACTCAAGCTGGGTATTTAGAAGTCAGTCCGCCACTTTTAGTGAATACTGCATCTTTGACAGCGACTGGTCAATTACCCAAGTTTGCGGAAGAAAGCTTTAAATGCGCTGATGATGACTTGTGGCTAATTCCGACGGCGGAAGTTCCAGTTACTAACCTCTACCGTGGTGAAATTCTTGCTGCTGAAGATTTGCCTATTTACCACTGTGCTTACACTCCTTGTTTTCGCCGTGAAGCTGGTAGTTATGGGCGCGATATGCGAGGATTAATTCGTCTGCATCAATTCAACAAGGTGGAATTGGTAAAATTTGTCAATCCTAGCACTTCCTTTGATGAATTAGAAAAATTGGTGGGGAATGCAGAAGCGATTTTACAGGCACTACAACTGCCTTATCGAGTCATAAATTTATGTAGCGGGGATTTAGGGTTTTCATCTACAAAAACTTATGATTTAGAAGTTTGGTTGCCTTCTTCTGGTAAATATCGAGAGATTTCTAGCTGTTCCAATTTTAAAGATTTCCAAGCACGACGGGGTGATATTCGTTTTAAAGAAGCCGGGAAGAAAGGCACTCAGTTCGTGCATACTCTCAATGGTTCTGGTTTGGCGGTAGGACGTACAATGGCAGCAATTTTGGAGAATTATCAACAACCAGATGGAACTGTGCAGATACCGGAAGCGTTGCAAACTTACTTAGGGCGTGAAGTGTTGTAA